Within bacterium, the genomic segment CTGGATGCGCTTCTGGCATAGAGGGAAGCACCCGCGCTATTGCCAAGGATTGGAAGCGCGGGTGGAAAGCGACGCGGGGGATTACTCCTTCGGCTTTTCGACCCGGATCTTTCCGGCGGCGATCTCCTCGAGGGCCACGGTCACCGGGTTGTTGCTCGCCACGTCCACCATCGGCAACTGCCCTTCCTTGAGGACGCGCGCCCGCTTCGACACGGCCACGACCAGCACGTACTTGTTCTCGATCTTTTCAAGCAGCGACTCAAGGGAGGGCCGGATCATCATGGTCAGATTCCATCCTCTCGGAATAATCTGTGCAGATGCCCGCTAGGGGCGTCTGATAGCACAACGTCAATCTGAGGGTGACGGCACGCGGGTCAGCTGATGGACCGGCACGCGGAACAGCTACTAATCAGAGGTGGGGGAGAGCCGAAGCTCTCCCCCACTCGACAATACCCCCGGCAGCGACCTACTCTCCCACGCAGTTGCCCGCGCAGTACCATCGGCCCAGGAAGGCTTAACGACCGTGTTCGGAATGGGAACGGGTGTGACCCCTCCGGCATCGCCACCGAGGAATTTTGTGGGCGGGGCCATACAGCCCCAACAAGCTCAGCCATGGCTCGTGCGTTCGGATCCCGGCTCCGCGTGCGAATGAAGCCTTAGCCTGCGACTCCGAGCCACGGTGCAAGCTCCATACAGCTACCCCTAAGGCAGTACCTTCAAGCCCTCGACCGATTAGTACCGGTAGGCTCAAGACCTTACGGCCCTTTCACCCCCGGCCTATCAACCAGGTAGTCTTCCTGGGGTCTTACCCGGTTACCCGGTGGGAGGCCTCATCTTGGGGTGGGCTTCGCGCTTAGATGCTTTCAGCGCTTATCCCGTCCGCACATAGCTACCCGGCGCGTGCCCTTGGCAGGACAACCGGTACACCAGAGGTGCGTCCACTCCGGTCCTCTCGTACTAGGAGCAGCTCCCCTCAAGCCTCCTGCGCCCGCAGTGGATAGGGACCGAACTGTCTCACGACGTTCTGAACCCAGCTCACGTACCGCTTTAATGGGCGAACAGCCCAACCCTTGGGAGCTACTACACCCCCAGGATGCGATGAGCCGACATCGAGG encodes:
- the rpoZ gene encoding DNA-directed RNA polymerase subunit omega; this translates as MMIRPSLESLLEKIENKYVLVVAVSKRARVLKEGQLPMVDVASNNPVTVALEEIAAGKIRVEKPKE